A region of the Apus apus isolate bApuApu2 chromosome 10, bApuApu2.pri.cur, whole genome shotgun sequence genome:
GCAGGATGGCTGCACTGCCCTGCTTCACCCATCTCCCTGTCCCCCCCTGGGGCACTCACATCATTAAAGTGTTTTGTGTTCTTCATGATGTAAGGAGTCCTTTCATTCTTCTCAAGCTTCATCCAGCCTTGCCCGAAGAACTCTCTGCAAATGACAGCATTTATTGGCAAtgtttatttcccatttttctgGGACACTCAAGCCACTGCACCCGCACAGAACAGAGGAGCCAGGGCCCTttccccctgtgctgccagaAAGGGACAGCATGGATGGGTTTGAAAGTGTGATGGACATGGGAAGTCACCCCAGAGACACCAGCAGATAAACCACAGGATCAGGCACAAGTTTGGGCTCAAGCCCAGCCTGCAAAGCAGGAAGCAGCTGGGCAGGCTTTGCACCCTCTGGGGTGACCAGGAGAGCCCTTCCTCACCCATGGGGATGACTCACTCATACGGGATCTTCTTGAAGACCAGGTGATCCAGCAGCGTCAGCTGTTCTGCTATTTCCAGGGCCGAGTGGTTTTCAAAAGGTTCTGCTTTGACTCCCTCAGCCTGAGCGACAAAGGCAGCGACGAGGCCCCGTTGGTTAAGAGCACAGTGAGAATTTCTACATTTCCCCCGCACAAAATCAAAGCCCAGGTTGGACTCCCAAGCCAAAGGCTCTTCCCCACTGGAGCAGGGCCATGCTGCTCCAAAGTTCAGAGGCACCACATCCCCCAGTGCTGGAAGTGCCAGCACTGCACGGCCCCGCCAGCCCCACAGTTTTAATTACATTCTCGTCCGTGCACGTGTGCGGACACAAAATTAACTACTCTTCTCTGTTTCAGTGATGAGGTGTCAGTGATGGATCAGTCCTTGCACGCCCACCGCTGCCTGGTGCTCCACACCAACAAAGCACTGGGGGATCCAGGCTGGAGctcccagacctgctgctgcctgggacaGCTCTTGCAGGGGATGGCCagaaaggcaggagagcagggacatCCTCTGTGcttgcctgcaggcagggaatgGTTTAAAATCCTGCCACCACAGCCCTCCCCCTGGAAATGTGCAGCAGTATCTCTCCTGTTCTGGTCCTGGGAAAAGGGACGggactgcagcagctcccagcatggGGAGTGCACGGAAAGAGGGGCCAGGCTGGGACCAAGAAGCAtgaagaaggctctggggacagagcTGCAAGGGCCAAGGTGCAGAGCAGGGTGCGTGCAAGTGCCTGTGCTTGTTCCACGCCAGCAGTGACTCCTCCTACAGCTGGGACTCTCCTCACTGCCCTGCCCAGAGACCTGGACCCAGGGAGCCCTCCTGAGTCAACAGCCTGTTGCAAAACACCCTCCTTGAGAAGGGGGTTGTGAAACCCTCTGGTTTCGTTTGTGTTCTTCAAAGGAAGTTTCCAGGACTCAGTggttgaaaacaaaagcttcaaAACACCCCAAGGGGCCTCAGCCACTCCAGAAGCTGGTGGCAGTTCCAGGGAAAGGAGCTACTGTTGTTTCAGGTGCACCAGGCCAGTTTAAAGTAGCTCTTGGGTTCTTCTAGGAGCAGActtgttatttttcttgctcttttttaatGCAGGAAGGTGGCAAATGCACCGCAGCCACCCTGACAGTTTTAAATCCACTGCAGATTCCCAGgcctctgctcccaggggagcagcaccagctggtCCAGTGCCGAGCCCTTGGAACCAGCACATGGCAGCACTGGCCTGGGTTTGGGGACAGAGGACATGGTGGAAACCCATGGAGTGTTCCTGCATCCCTCAGGCAGACACCACTCTGTGCCCAAGCAGCCATCCTGCCCTTGGAGGACTAACATGGGCAGTGGCTGGGTTAGCATTGCCTCTGCTCATAACAGATCCAGCTGTGCTCACAGCTGGCCATAGCCCCAGAAAACCTTTCTTTGCTTTGTGGCCAGAGGGCTCGGAGAGCTGCTGtcccctgagctgggagcaCCAGGGTGCCAGGACTTTCAGCTGCTCCCACCACCACACTGAGCTACCAGGGGGTGGGATGAAGGGAAAGGGATTTACCATCTGCACGACCTCCTCCAGGGTTATCTGGTTGTCTCCTGGATCCTCCTGTGTCAAGGTCCTATAGCACAAGAAGACAGTGTTACCCCAGCTGGGAAagcaccagcccagcacagctccagggctgcagcacgAGCCGGGGGGCCGGCACAGGTTAAAGGTTTGGTGTCCATAGGAATACTTGGAATCCCATTTCCActtgtaaagagaaaaaaaaacaactcctgGACTGAGGAGCTGGCCCCACATGTGGAGACAAGGGTGGGGGTGACACCTCTCCCATTGCCCCCAACTAGGTCCCAATGTGCAGGGAGAGGGATGAAGCCCCAACATGCCCAAGCCTCCTCGGGCACCTCCCAAGGCCCGGCCCTGGGCTCAGCCCCTCCCGGGGCCTCATGCGTGCCCTTATCCCTGGGAAACAGCCACCGGGAGCCTGGAACAACATCCAGGAAGATAAGCCTCCCCCCACAGCCCCATACCTGATGATGTTGgcagctgctttcctctcctggGTCAGGAGCTCGGGGTCGTGGATAACCTCTTCCAGGAAGCCGATCACTCGGAACTTCAGCTCCTCGTTGGTTTCGAAGTCCTGCCAAGGTTGGTGCAGGCAGAGGGTTACTGGGCTACacaggggcagcagctccactcCCTGCCTGGCCCTTCTTCCAGCAAAACACCAGCCTGCAGTGCCCAGGAAATGGAAACTGGCCAGGAAGGCACCAGGTCCATTCTGTACCAGTCCACTGGCATCACCCAGCCTGGGAGAGGCATGGGGGCTTCCCAGTGCCAACCAGCCCAGCACCActcccagtgccaccagcagcagagagggacagggacagcaaGGAGAGCCACACAATTACCTTACCTGGACCCTGGCCTGATACCCCCGACAGGAATCAGACCCAGCCACTCTGCTTCCAGCCAGTGGGATGTCTGTGGGTCCCAGCTCTCCCCTTGGCACACCCAGTGTGCAACCAGAGCCCAACGCCCGTCCCATGCCAGGGCTCCCggctcccctgctcccccctttccagctcctctccatGCCCGCTCCTTTGCTTAATTACAGAAGTGCCAAATTGTCTTCCCAGCTGAGCCACCCAGCATTCTGCCAAAttcctgctggcagggagggagggtcCCTGCAGCAGCGAGCCCCCCGCCACCCACCTGGGAGTGCTTGGAGACCCAGTGCCGCAGCACGTTGAGGACACGGTTGGTGGCTGCTCTCCGGATCACAAACTCCTTGTCTCCGTTCCGCTGGTCCGTTGGGAAGCCTGAAACTGCCAGCAAGCCCTGAGCTCAGCCACATTCCCTCAGGAATCACTTAGGGGTGTTTCCAGGAGCACTAGAAGGAGCAGCCCCATCTTCCCAAGCATCCCTAAGCTGCCTCTCTAAACCCAGCACCAGGGAGGGTCTGTGCCCAAAGGCAGGAAAGGGCTGAGCTGCCCAAAACCCACCTGTTCCTCAGGCAGCCTCCATGCCCAGGGACCCCAGCCCGGGGTggggggtgctgggctgtgggtgcACTGGGATCTACTGGCCAGGGTGctccattgaaaaaaaaaataatcagtggaAACAGGCGCCTGGAAAACTCCTCCCCactctgtgggcagcccaggggAGGGTACCTGCGCTGGCCAGGGACATCCTGCGGTACTTCTCCTTGGTGGGGGTCCCCTCGTTGGCTCCCGCCGTGGCGATGGCGAAGGCGGAGGCAGCGGAGAGGGCGCTGCGGCTGCTGTCCAGCTCCCGGCAGGACGTCATGACCACCCCGTTGTTGTAAGAAAACAACGAGAAATCTGGGAGGGGGGGAGCGGAGAAGGAAGTCAGCAccactgcagccacagccccgGCTGGGTCCCTCCCGCAGCCCCtcaccagcccccccagctcacgggcacaggagcagggcagctttGGGTGCCCCCACCCGCAGGAATGTGTCCAGCGGAGCCCCAGCAAGGACCAAGTGGGCACTACAGGTGGTGCTAACGTGGCTACAGGGGAGACCTGAGCAGGTAAACCTGGCTGGTGCCAGCCCAGGATCCCGTCTCAAGCAGCCCTGGGAtgggaggaaaagggggggaaacGCTGGAGGGTTTGGCACTTCCCTGTCTCCTTGGAGGAAAATAAAGGGCAAagtcctgctcctcctcacacctGCCTCAGTTTTACCCCTACACCTcgagcagctctgcagggccagGTTCAAGGGCAGCATGTGGCCCTGGGTGACCCCTGAGTGAGACAGGTCTTGGCTCATTTGTTACCTGAGGAATTTTTGCACTTGATGGACTTCGGAGTGGTTGGAGATTTTGTTGGGGAAGCTTCAGCTTCTGCCTCATCGCTCTGGTTGGGATCTGTGTCCGACTCCTCCCTGACTGACACCTCTGAGcctgggaaggacagggaaccAGTCACCAGCACGCTGGGCACATCACAGGTGTGTTTTAGCCCTTCCAGATTTTCCTGAAGTCTGAGCCATTCCAGCTGGGCACACAGCAACCAAGCCCAGGGAAGGTACAGAATCccattttgcttgtttttttggggggaggagcCATAGAACCACCATTGtcaccactgccaccaccaccactggcCCACCCACCTGCAAACCTGCAGCCACTTACTTTGCTTGCTCGGCAACGActcctcttgcttttctgaGGCTGCTTCTCCTTCATCTGGGATTTTATTGGGATAGTTACTGGACACGTACAGTTTGTTGATGTCCAGGGTGGTCTTGCTGAAGGGTGCCATGGAGGAGTACATGCTTGCATAGCCGttggaggagcagctcagggcGGCCAGGTCCAGCGCCTTCCCTCCGGTGATGATGGGGATGTTGAGCGAGAGCTTCCTCTGCCGGCTGGGGGAGGAGGACTTGGTGATGGAGAGGGGGGGAGGTGAGGAGAACTTGCGATTGGCTCGGGGGGACTTGGGGGGCTCGCCGTACAGCAGCTTGTTGTTCTGGCTGTTGGCAAACAGGAGCTCCAGGGACCTGGGTGGAGAGACAGGGGAAGGCTGAACTCATTGTGGAGATCCCCACCAGCAGTTCCAGCAGCCCAGGGTCTCTGGGACATCCCACAGGCATGGCACAGCCAGAACGAGCCTCTGCATCCctcccaggagcagggacacctccagaGATCAGGTTTATCCACCTCCCTGGTTTGAGGGTCTCAGGACTCATGGGGGCAAGGTGAAACAGCCCCAGAGCGGGCATGtctgaggagcagagcacagacCCAGGACAGACAAGGGGATGGAGGAGCAATgccacccccctcccccaaacTTCATCAGTGCTTTGGAGCAGGACTCAGCACGGGCCCTGCTGCGGTGCTGGGCAGCCTCACCGTGCAGGGATGGCACTGATGGGCTTCTTGTAGATGGTGATGAGCTTGTCAAGGACGACCAGGGCAGTGGTGAAGACACGGTATGAATGCAGGAACGTGTTCAGAAAGTCAATGCTCAGGAACCTCAGGTCCGTCAGCCGCTCCAGGAGCCGCTCCACGCTTGCATAGCGGATCTGCAGGACCTTGCAGGAATTCATCGTTTTACTGAACCTAATGTCAACATCATCACAATACAAGCTGGCATCAGACCTGCAGAGAAACAAGACACCTGTGGTTCCAGCCTGGAATGAAACTAAGAGCTGCTTTGCACAAGCAGCTTCCCCCAAGTCGTGCGGGGACCTCGGAAGGTGGTACAGGTCTTGGGCAGGGAAGGACCCTCACTCCTATGGGGTGTCCCTCTGTAAAACACAGGTGGGAATACTCCCAGGAGAAAGCCAGGAAACCCACAGCCCAGAACGGGTGGAAACACTGCACAGTGGCCAAGGTAGAGGTTGGTGCCAACAATGTGGAACTATTCCTAGAGGACACCAACAGACTGAGACCCTTCCCCACGTGGGAGAGCAGACCCCAGCAGCGTGGGTCTCTTCCCCCCTCTCCATGCACAGTCCCACACAAAGCTCCTCTCCTAGCTAATCAGCACTCCTAATCAGCACGTTGAGCTCCCAACCATGGCAGCACTCACTTTATCATCTGGGGGACGGTGACCTTGGAGTTCTCCTCGAAGGCATTCATCATGAGCCCGTTGCAGCGGATGTTGTCCACGCACTGCAAGAGACAtgggtgggaggtggggggaCAGCCCCACTGCCAGCCCAGCGTGGATGTGCCACAGCAGCCTGAGCATGGCCTGAGCCAGACAAGATGCTCAGCAAGTGGATGCAGGCAAGGACATGGCACAGAAGCAGGCAGGAGGCAAGCCCTCTTCAACCAACAACTGTGTCTCTGCCACTTGGGTAAAAATTATCTCATCCCCAGGGACCCTGTGCCCCAACACCTCCTCCCCACTGGGTCCATCCTACCTGGCTGATGTCACTGGTCCATGCAGCCTTCTCCTGCCTAGATGATGCCACAAGAATGACCGTAAAAGAGGAGGAATCTTTCGGCTCCACCACGATTTTGAAGTCAAGGTGGTCAATGTCTTGCCCTGATGTTTTTGCTTTAGAATAGAAAAGCCACACACAGTGATTGGAAAAAGCTCTCCCCACCCCTTTCTCCCCCAGCACAGGTTTTATTAAGGTTTTAAGGTGCTTGTTGCCTTTTGCAGGTTGTCTGGGGTAGAGGACAGGACAGGTTTGCTGGGCAAAGGCTCAGTGTGTGCAAAACAAATTCTGCACGGCCTGAGGGCAGCACAGAGGACAAGAGAAAGGAGCCCAGGGCTTTTCAAAGCTCTGCAGCcaagccagcactgctgaggatgcccagcaccttcccttccatggctgcaggaaggctgggTGTGCACCCGCCTGCAGCTCTTTACTGCACAGCAAATCATtccctccatcccacccagccAGTGCATCATGACTTCCACCAGTCTGTTCGGCACCTGGatttgctccagctctgctgtggttgGTTTTATTCTACACAGATGGATGTCAGAGATGACCACAGGGCCACCACATCCACGACAGGTgacaccagcagtgctggccaCACGGCCATTGGTCCCCAGCCACAGAATGTGGCAGCAACTTCACGCCAAGGCTCTGGCATCAGGTGCAGCCTCCAGCAGGACTCGCAGCCCCCGGGCCCCCCGGGCATGAGCTTTGTCCCCCACAATGGGGTGACTGTGCACAagcccccaggctgctcccaggacACGGCAGGAGATGCTCcagtgctggtggtgctggcaACCTCAGCAAAGAGgctcctggagcagccacaACTTGGCTTTTTGAGCTGCCCTTCTGCCCAGCACCCACTGGGAGATGCACAGTCAACCCACCCCCCCTGCACCCACGGTGGGGGTTGTGCAGGGCCCTGGGCAGGCCCGAGGGGGTCAGCCCAGCAGGGGCACCCACCGTCCTCGTCGgtgctctcctgctcctccagcagcgTGCAGTCGATGAGGGAGATGACGCCGTTCTGCAGGGAGGGAGTGGGGCTCAGGAGGGATCCCTCTAGGGGGCTGGAACTCCCCTGcccccatcccagccccccaggcaggggcagggagatgctgctgagGGGCACAGCCAGCCCAGTGCCTGTGTTCCCTGGGGTTACACAGCTACAGGCTGCTGGGGTGCCCTGATTCTTCTGGTGCAACCCAACTAATTTGTTCATCAGTTATCTCATATGGACTTTAAATGACATTTCCCAAAAGCCTGTTGTAATTATCAACTCCTCGCTGTGGACACCTTTTCCAACTTGATAATTCAGTGACAGTAACAAGCAATTTCTGTAAGATTCTTGCTCAGTTAACCGCAAAACTTCCTCCAAGGAGCACGTGAGCcttggggacaggcaggaggagcCCAGGTGCTGAGTAAAACCCAGCTCGGGTTGAACTTCCTCACAGAATAGACTGCTGAGTTTCTGCTGCAAAGCAGGACAACTTCTTGTACTGAGAACCTGCAATGTCTGCTCTGTGCTCGTGACTCAGAGCTCTGCACATCACTCACACGGTGTCTGGACCACGTGAATTAAACCTGATCACCAGCCTGCTCCACATCTGGCCCCCCCAGaaggctgcagcctgtgggggAAGGCGATCCCCAAACCCCTGGTGTCACCAGGAGAGCCCgagctggcagcagtgccagcccctgtcccctccccttGCTCCAGCACCCCAGGGAGCCCCTGGACCCTTCGGTGGGGGTTGCCGAGCCCCCCGTACCTTGGTGAGATGCAGCTTTCCCCCGGAGCCCCTGGTGCAGATGATCAGgtgcttggagaagaggaagcacTGCCGCTCGCCCTCCTTCCGCAGCGAGAGGGAGCCCAGCCGCCCCCGCGGGATCTTCCCCTTTTCGGACATCGGCACCTGGATCAGGGACCCTGCGGGGAGGAGGGACCCAGCCCTGGTGtcaggggcagctctgcagagcacgGCCCCGGGAGCAGGGCACTGCTCTGTGCccgggctgggggcagcagcgGGGGCCTCAGGGCTGGGATCAGCACCGTGAGCCACCAGCTCTGCGCGTTACGGGGGCCCCGGAGGGCTCCGGGCACAGCGCCCAGCCCAGGGGGTCAGGAGGTGTGTCTGGTGCTGGGAAGTCACTAAGGGCCAACACGTCCATGCACAGCGCCGAGGCTGCCAGCGAGCGAGGCGCTTGGGGCAGGGAACATCCAGAACAGGGTTCATGTTTTCAAATGTCCCCGCTCAGCAGAccacggggaggggggggggggcgggatgggggctgcagggctttGTCTTTTGCCAGTGGAGGGGAGGGACATGGACACCAACACGGCACCTTGTCTCACAAAAGTCTGGCTGGTGTCCAGCAGGATTTCACACCCTTCAATAATCATCCGCTCTATCGCCAGATTTTTTCGAATGTTTTCAGTCTCACTCACTTCATCGTGCATGATCctgagggagggagaagagaaaaatgggaGTTCAGATGAGAATTGCACTTCTCCTTGAAGGCCCCTTTGGACACATAGGTGGGGCTGCTCTAGGTAAGacaggctgccccagcccctctccctgcccagagcccctcacagcccagacctgcccccagtgccagagggacaggactGACCTGGAGAGCTCTTCCAGCTTGGACTTGGCATAATCCAGGCTGTTCCTCTCCACGTGCTCGTGGGGGGTGTGGGCCAGCAGCTCGTGCAGCGTCAGGATGTACCGGGGGATCTGTGGCACAAGGACCAGAGCGGGGCATCAGGGCAGGGGTGAAGGGGTACGGAGAGCTGTGGGGACACCACAGCCAGGGACACCATGTCTCAGAACCCCTGGTCCAGGAGGTTACAAAAGCTTCAAAGCTTGTGCTCAAAGGTAAGGATGGGGGGTCAGAGTGGGGGTGTTGCTCACAAACCTGCTGTGCCCCATCTGTATCACAGACATatcagggaagcagcagctccacctACAGagtcctcctgcagcaccaacCAGCCCAGCAATGGCCTGAGCAGGTGCCAGGAGCAGTGTGGGATCACACAGAGTCCAGCCACAGGCCATCTTCACCCAGGTTTTGCCTCCCCATCCCCCACGCCTGCTATGGGTCTGGGGTTTGCACCACTCGGCCCATCCCTTGCTAGCAGTGTTGTGGTGGCCAATCCCAGCACCAGCACTCACCTGGAACATGGGGTAGGTCAGGAAGGTCTCCAGGGTCCTCTCCTCACAGTCAGGCTTGGCCTCATAGTGCTTCAGCAACTTGTCAAAGTCCCGGTTCTGCTTGCAGTGTGCCAGGATCTGCAGGCTGTACTGGTGGTTCCTCACAAACTCCTGGTAGATGTTCAGCATGGGCAGCAGGATGTCAAACAGGTCAGCTGTGAGCAGAGGTGGTGGAGAGGTGGGTGTGCTGGTCCAGCCCACACCCTGGGGGTCCCAGCACAGACTCCCCTGGCTCCCGACCCCCCTTGCCCCCAGATCCCACCAGGGTCACCTCCCAGGGccttgtgctgcttctgcaagcCCCAGGTCTGCCCAGTTTGGGTTTTAAAGATCCCCTGTAGAGCCAGATGAGGGTCTCATCAGACACAGCAAAGCTCTTCAGCATCAGCTCTCCTAGTCCAGCCCACCCCTTCCACCACCCAGCAGAACCAGGAACACAGGAACCGTTCCCACATTTGGGTTTCTCTGGTTTTTGCTCTGGCCCTCACTGCCATGAGCAGCATGAAGAAGTGACACACCGTGCGACACGTTTCGCTGCTGAGATGCAGCGAGGAGGCACCAGGCACTTACCCAGCACGAGTGTTGGCCAGCTGGAGATCCTTGCCTTCAGGCCTTGGTAAAAGATTTGATGCAAAAACATGATCGTTTCGCTGGAGGAGAAACCAAGGGGTAAAAAAAGGCAGGTGAACAAGTGGCAAATAACAAGTAATGAGACaaaatgagggtggtgagaccctggtccaggttgcccaggaaagctgtggctgccccatccctggaggtgctcaaggttgctccaagccccgtccaacctggccttgagcacctccagggatggggcagccacagcttctctggggaacctgttccagggtctcaacaccctcacagtgaagagtttcttcttaATTCCTCatctaaatgtcccctcttccaatttaaagccgTTCCCTCGCCTTgtatcactccatgcccttgtcagaagtccctccccagctttcctggagcccaTCAGGTGCTGGAAAGCTTGAGGACTAATATCAATGCTGATGGACACTGTCCTCCCCCCATCAGAGCCAGAACATCCCATGGACAGACTCCTGGCCCTGACCCACTGCTGAAACCCTGGAACATCTTCCCCCACAGCACCTCCTTGTGTCACTGCCCAGCAGGACACTTGTGCCAAT
Encoded here:
- the RASGRF1 gene encoding ras-specific guanine nucleotide-releasing factor 1 isoform X2, with the protein product MQKGMRLNDGHVTYLGLLAKKDGARKGYLSKRSSDNTKWHTKWFALLQNMLFYFETDSSSRPSGLYLLEGCVCDRAPSPKPSLSAKDSLEKQHYFTVNFNHENQKTLELRTEDAKDCDEWVAAIAHASYRTLATEHEALMQKYLHLLQIVETEKTVAKQLRQQIEDGEIEIERLKAEIASLLKDHERIQAGQTSVPSDDDSDIKKIKKVQSFLRGWLCRRKWKTIIQDYIRSPHADSMRKRNQVVFSMLEAEAEYVQQLHILVNNFLRPLRMAASSKKPPITHDDVSSIFLNSETIMFLHQIFYQGLKARISSWPTLVLADLFDILLPMLNIYQEFVRNHQYSLQILAHCKQNRDFDKLLKHYEAKPDCEERTLETFLTYPMFQIPRYILTLHELLAHTPHEHVERNSLDYAKSKLEELSRIMHDEVSETENIRKNLAIERMIIEGCEILLDTSQTFVRQGSLIQVPMSEKGKIPRGRLGSLSLRKEGERQCFLFSKHLIICTRGSGGKLHLTKNGVISLIDCTLLEEQESTDEDAKTSGQDIDHLDFKIVVEPKDSSSFTVILVASSRQEKAAWTSDISQCVDNIRCNGLMMNAFEENSKVTVPQMIKSDASLYCDDVDIRFSKTMNSCKVLQIRYASVERLLERLTDLRFLSIDFLNTFLHSYRVFTTALVVLDKLITIYKKPISAIPARSLELLFANSQNNKLLYGEPPKSPRANRKFSSPPPLSITKSSSPSRQRKLSLNIPIITGGKALDLAALSCSSNGYASMYSSMAPFSKTTLDINKLYVSSNYPNKIPDEGEAASEKQEESLPSKQSSEVSVREESDTDPNQSDEAEAEASPTKSPTTPKSIKCKNSSDFSLFSYNNGVVMTSCRELDSSRSALSAASAFAIATAGANEGTPTKEKYRRMSLASAGFPTDQRNGDKEFVIRRAATNRVLNVLRHWVSKHSQDFETNEELKFRVIGFLEEVIHDPELLTQERKAAANIIRTLTQEDPGDNQITLEEVVQMAEGVKAEPFENHSALEIAEQLTLLDHLVFKKIPYEEFFGQGWMKLEKNERTPYIMKNTKHFNDVSNLIASEILRNEEINARVSAIEKWVAVADICRCLHNYNAVLEITSSLNRSAIFRLKKTWLKVSKQTKALIDKLQKLVSSEGRFKNLREALKNCDPPCVPYLGMYLTDLAFIEEGTPNYTEDGLVNFSKMRMISHIIREIRQFQQTSYKIEHQPKVTQYLLDHSFVMDEETLYEASLRIEPKLPS
- the RASGRF1 gene encoding ras-specific guanine nucleotide-releasing factor 1 isoform X1, yielding MQKGMRLNDGHVTYLGLLAKKDGARKGYLSKRSSDNTKWHTKWFALLQNMLFYFETDSSSRPSGLYLLEGCVCDRAPSPKPSLSAKDSLEKQHYFTVNFNHENQKTLELRTEDAKDCDEWVAAIAHASYRTLATEHEALMQKYLHLLQIVETEKTVAKQLRQQIEDGEIEIERLKAEIASLLKDHERIQAGQTSVPSDDDSDIKKIKKVQSFLRGWLCRRKWKTIIQDYIRSPHADSMRKRNQVVFSMLEAEAEYVQQLHILVNNFLRPLRMAASSKKPPITHDDVSSIFLNSETIMFLHQIFYQGLKARISSWPTLVLADLFDILLPMLNIYQEFVRNHQYSLQILAHCKQNRDFDKLLKHYEAKPDCEERTLETFLTYPMFQIPRYILTLHELLAHTPHEHVERNSLDYAKSKLEELSRIMHDEVSETENIRKNLAIERMIIEGCEILLDTSQTFVRQGSLIQVPMSEKGKIPRGRLGSLSLRKEGERQCFLFSKHLIICTRGSGGKLHLTKNGVISLIDCTLLEEQESTDEDAKTSGQDIDHLDFKIVVEPKDSSSFTVILVASSRQEKAAWTSDISQCVDNIRCNGLMMNAFEENSKVTVPQMIKSDASLYCDDVDIRFSKTMNSCKVLQIRYASVERLLERLTDLRFLSIDFLNTFLHSYRVFTTALVVLDKLITIYKKPISAIPARSLELLFANSQNNKLLYGEPPKSPRANRKFSSPPPLSITKSSSPSRQRKLSLNIPIITGGKALDLAALSCSSNGYASMYSSMAPFSKTTLDINKLYVSSNYPNKIPDEGEAASEKQEESLPSKQSSEVSVREESDTDPNQSDEAEAEASPTKSPTTPKSIKCKNSSDFSLFSYNNGVVMTSCRELDSSRSALSAASAFAIATAGANEGTPTKEKYRRMSLASAVSGFPTDQRNGDKEFVIRRAATNRVLNVLRHWVSKHSQDFETNEELKFRVIGFLEEVIHDPELLTQERKAAANIIRTLTQEDPGDNQITLEEVVQMAEGVKAEPFENHSALEIAEQLTLLDHLVFKKIPYEEFFGQGWMKLEKNERTPYIMKNTKHFNDVSNLIASEILRNEEINARVSAIEKWVAVADICRCLHNYNAVLEITSSLNRSAIFRLKKTWLKVSKQTKALIDKLQKLVSSEGRFKNLREALKNCDPPCVPYLGMYLTDLAFIEEGTPNYTEDGLVNFSKMRMISHIIREIRQFQQTSYKIEHQPKVTQYLLDHSFVMDEETLYEASLRIEPKLPS
- the RASGRF1 gene encoding ras-specific guanine nucleotide-releasing factor 1 isoform X3 gives rise to the protein MQKGMRLNDGHVTYLGLLAKKDGARKGYLSKRSSDNTKWHTKWFALLQNMLFYFETDSSSRPSGLYLLEGCVCDRAPSPKPSLSAKDSLEKQHYFTVNFNHENQKTLELRTEDAKDCDEWVAAIAHASYRTLATEHEALMQKYLHLLQIVETEKTVAKQLRQQIEDGEIEIERLKAEIASLLKDHERIQAGQTSVPSDDDSDIKKIKKVQSFLRGWLCRRKWKTIIQDYIRSPHADSMRKRNQVVFSMLEAEAEYVQQLHILVNNFLRPLRMAASSKKPPITHDDVSSIFLNSETIMFLHQIFYQGLKARISSWPTLVLADLFDILLPMLNIYQEFVRNHQYSLQILAHCKQNRDFDKLLKHYEAKPDCEERTLETFLTYPMFQIPRYILTLHELLAHTPHEHVERNSLDYAKSKLEELSRIMHDEVSETENIRKNLAIERMIIEGCEILLDTSQTFVRQGSLIQVPMSEKGKIPRGRLGSLSLRKEGERQCFLFSKHLIICTRGSGGKLHLTKNGVISLIDCTLLEEQESTDEDAKTSGQDIDHLDFKIVVEPKDSSSFTVILVASSRQEKAAWTSDISQCVDNIRCNGLMMNAFEENSKVTVPQMIKSDASLYCDDVDIRFSKTMNSCKVLQIRYASVERLLERLTDLRFLSIDFLNTFLHSYRVFTTALVVLDKLITIYKKPISAIPARSLELLFANSQNNKLLYGEPPKSPRANRKFSSPPPLSITKSSSPSRQRKLSLNIPIITGGKALDLAALSCSSNGYASMYSSMAPFSKTTLDINKLYVSSNYPNKIPDEGEAASEKQEESLPSKQSSEVSVREESDTDPNQSDEAEAEASPTKSPTTPKSIKCKNSSDFSLFSYNNGVVMTSCRELDSSRSALSAASAFAIATAGANEGTPTKEKYRRMSLASAAPWPVDPSAPTAQHPPPRAGVPGHGGCLRNRLPNGPAERRQGVCDPESSHQPCPQRAAALGLQALPGLRNQRGAEVPSDRLPGRGYPRPRAPDPGEESSCQHHQDLDTGGSRRQPDNPGGGRADG